Proteins found in one Trichoplusia ni isolate ovarian cell line Hi5 chromosome 14, tn1, whole genome shotgun sequence genomic segment:
- the LOC113500883 gene encoding uncharacterized protein C15orf61 isoform X1, which produces MYINLRSIPRLKAIAVQVSFFSSKPTASEVLSAYLTQCNEPPWTSYFVKYSSVKNDQFGMSNFNWQVGKSNYQILRTGCFPYIKYHCSRRIVEDLDISDKFMRAIKIINLGIPCLLYGLAATQLIRHEEIVHTTKGPVTIYFLLPEHKGSSY; this is translated from the exons ATGTATATTAATCTGAGATCAATACCTAGGTTAAAAGCGATAGCAGTACAAGTTTCATTCTTTTCGTCTAAACCTACAGCGTCTGAGGTTTTATCTGCTTATTTGACACAATGCAATGAACCTCCCTGGACATCTTACTTTGTGAAG TACAGTAGTGTAAAGAATGACCAGTTtgggatgtcgaatttcaactggCAAGTTGGGAAATCAAACTACCAAATATTGAGGACTGGATGCTTTCCTTACATCAAATATCATTGCTCAAGAAGAATTGTTGAAGACTTGGATATTTCTGATAAATTTATGAGAgccatcaaaattattaatttag GTATACCTTGTTTGCTGTATGGACTTGCTGCAACACAGTTGATTAGACATGAAGAAATAGTGCATACAACTAAAGGACCAGTCACAATATACTTCCTTCTACCGGAACACAAGGGATCCAGTTACTAA
- the LOC113500878 gene encoding speckle-type POZ protein isoform X1, which produces MALARYNQQTARASSLKLGSGSECGGGGSGGGAPAPQSARVSSNGAGGMAVSRVPSPLHDGNTPVAENWCFTQVKVVKFSYMWTINNFSFCREEMGEVLKSSTFSAGASDKLKWCLRVNPKGLDEESKDYLSLYLLLVSCNKSEVRAKFKFSILNAKREETKAMESQRAYRFVQGKDWGFKKFIRRDFLLDEANGLLPEDKLTIFCEVSVVADSINISGQSNVVQFKVPECRLSDDLGALFDNERFSDVTLAVGGREFQAHKAILAARSPVFAAMFEHEMEERKRNRVDITDVDHEVLREMLRFIYTGRAPNLDKMADDLLAAADKYALERLKVMCEEALCLSLSVETAADTLILADLHSADQLKAQTIDFINTSHATDVMDTAGWKNMISSHPHLIAEAFRALATQQQQIPPIGPPRKRVKQA; this is translated from the exons ATGGCCTTAGCCAG GTATAATCAGCAAACCGCGCGCGCCTCTTCGTTGAA GCTCGGGTCGGGCAGCGAGTGCGGCGGTGGAGggtcgggcggcggcgcgcccgcTCCTCAGTCGGCGCGCGTCTCCTCCAACGGCGCCGGCGGGATGGCGGTGAGCCGCGTGCCCAGCCCGCTGCACGACGGCAACACGCCCGTCGCGGAGAACTGGTGCTTCACACAG GTCAAAGTGGTTAAGTTCAGTTACATGTggacaataaacaattttagtttttgtagagAAGAAATGGGTGAAGTGTTAAAATCATCGACTTTTTCCGCTGGTGCTAGTGACAAGTTAAAGTGGTGTCTCCGCGTTAATCCTAAAGGACTCGATGAAGAGAGCAAAGACTATTTATCATTATACCTATTATTAGTGTCGTGTAATAAATCAGAAGTGCGGGCAAAATTcaagttttcaatattaaatgcaaagcgagaagaaacaaaagcaaTGGAGTCACAGCGCGCCTACAGATTTGTTCAAGGCAAGGATTGGGGATTCAAAAAATTCATTAGAAG AGACTTCTTACTCGATGAAGCGAATGGCCTTCTACCTGAAGATAAGCTGACGATATTCTGCGAAGTGTCAGTCGTAGCGGACAGTATCAACATTAGTGGTCAGAGCAACGTAGTACAGTTCAAAGTGCCCGAGTGTCGGTTATCCGACGACTTAGGGGCGCTCTTCGACAATGAAAGGTTTTCGGACGTCACGTTAGCAGTCGGCGGAAGGGAATTCCAAGCGCATAAAGCCATTTTAGCAG CACGGAGTCCAGTATTCGCAGCAATGTTTGAACATGAAATGGAAGAGAGGAAACGGAATCGAGTAGACATCACCGACGTGGACCACGAAGTGCTGCGGGAGATGTTACGTTTTATTTACACTGGACGTGCGCCCAACCTAGACAAGATGGCCGACGACTTATTAGCAGCCGCTGATAAG TATGCATTGGAGCGGTTAAAAGTAATGTGCGAAGAGGCGCTTTGTTTGAGCCTGTCGGTGGAGACGGCGGCGGACACACTCATACTGGCGGACCTACACTCTGCCGACCAACTCAAGGCGCaaactattgattttattaacac GAGTCACGCGACAGACGTGATGGACACGGCGGGCTGGAAGAACATGATCTCGTCGCACCCGCACCTCATCGCCGAGGCCTTCCGCGCGCTCGCCACGCAGCAGCAGCAGATCCCGCCCATCGGGCCGCCGCGCAAGCGCGTCAAGCAGGCCTAG
- the LOC113500878 gene encoding protein roadkill isoform X4, translating into MAVSRVPSPLHDGNTPVAENWCFTQVKVVKFSYMWTINNFSFCREEMGEVLKSSTFSAGASDKLKWCLRVNPKGLDEESKDYLSLYLLLVSCNKSEVRAKFKFSILNAKREETKAMESQRAYRFVQGKDWGFKKFIRRDFLLDEANGLLPEDKLTIFCEVSVVADSINISGQSNVVQFKVPECRLSDDLGALFDNERFSDVTLAVGGREFQAHKAILAARSPVFAAMFEHEMEERKRNRVDITDVDHEVLREMLRFIYTGRAPNLDKMADDLLAAADKYALERLKVMCEEALCLSLSVETAADTLILADLHSADQLKAQTIDFINTSHATDVMDTAGWKNMISSHPHLIAEAFRALATQQQQIPPIGPPRKRVKQA; encoded by the exons ATGGCGGTGAGCCGCGTGCCCAGCCCGCTGCACGACGGCAACACGCCCGTCGCGGAGAACTGGTGCTTCACACAG GTCAAAGTGGTTAAGTTCAGTTACATGTggacaataaacaattttagtttttgtagagAAGAAATGGGTGAAGTGTTAAAATCATCGACTTTTTCCGCTGGTGCTAGTGACAAGTTAAAGTGGTGTCTCCGCGTTAATCCTAAAGGACTCGATGAAGAGAGCAAAGACTATTTATCATTATACCTATTATTAGTGTCGTGTAATAAATCAGAAGTGCGGGCAAAATTcaagttttcaatattaaatgcaaagcgagaagaaacaaaagcaaTGGAGTCACAGCGCGCCTACAGATTTGTTCAAGGCAAGGATTGGGGATTCAAAAAATTCATTAGAAG AGACTTCTTACTCGATGAAGCGAATGGCCTTCTACCTGAAGATAAGCTGACGATATTCTGCGAAGTGTCAGTCGTAGCGGACAGTATCAACATTAGTGGTCAGAGCAACGTAGTACAGTTCAAAGTGCCCGAGTGTCGGTTATCCGACGACTTAGGGGCGCTCTTCGACAATGAAAGGTTTTCGGACGTCACGTTAGCAGTCGGCGGAAGGGAATTCCAAGCGCATAAAGCCATTTTAGCAG CACGGAGTCCAGTATTCGCAGCAATGTTTGAACATGAAATGGAAGAGAGGAAACGGAATCGAGTAGACATCACCGACGTGGACCACGAAGTGCTGCGGGAGATGTTACGTTTTATTTACACTGGACGTGCGCCCAACCTAGACAAGATGGCCGACGACTTATTAGCAGCCGCTGATAAG TATGCATTGGAGCGGTTAAAAGTAATGTGCGAAGAGGCGCTTTGTTTGAGCCTGTCGGTGGAGACGGCGGCGGACACACTCATACTGGCGGACCTACACTCTGCCGACCAACTCAAGGCGCaaactattgattttattaacac GAGTCACGCGACAGACGTGATGGACACGGCGGGCTGGAAGAACATGATCTCGTCGCACCCGCACCTCATCGCCGAGGCCTTCCGCGCGCTCGCCACGCAGCAGCAGCAGATCCCGCCCATCGGGCCGCCGCGCAAGCGCGTCAAGCAGGCCTAG
- the LOC113500883 gene encoding uncharacterized protein C15orf61 homolog isoform X2, which yields MHLSVKNDQFGMSNFNWQVGKSNYQILRTGCFPYIKYHCSRRIVEDLDISDKFMRAIKIINLGIPCLLYGLAATQLIRHEEIVHTTKGPVTIYFLLPEHKGSSY from the exons ATGCACCT TAGTGTAAAGAATGACCAGTTtgggatgtcgaatttcaactggCAAGTTGGGAAATCAAACTACCAAATATTGAGGACTGGATGCTTTCCTTACATCAAATATCATTGCTCAAGAAGAATTGTTGAAGACTTGGATATTTCTGATAAATTTATGAGAgccatcaaaattattaatttag GTATACCTTGTTTGCTGTATGGACTTGCTGCAACACAGTTGATTAGACATGAAGAAATAGTGCATACAACTAAAGGACCAGTCACAATATACTTCCTTCTACCGGAACACAAGGGATCCAGTTACTAA
- the LOC113500878 gene encoding protein roadkill isoform X2: MALARLGSGSECGGGGSGGGAPAPQSARVSSNGAGGMAVSRVPSPLHDGNTPVAENWCFTQVKVVKFSYMWTINNFSFCREEMGEVLKSSTFSAGASDKLKWCLRVNPKGLDEESKDYLSLYLLLVSCNKSEVRAKFKFSILNAKREETKAMESQRAYRFVQGKDWGFKKFIRRDFLLDEANGLLPEDKLTIFCEVSVVADSINISGQSNVVQFKVPECRLSDDLGALFDNERFSDVTLAVGGREFQAHKAILAARSPVFAAMFEHEMEERKRNRVDITDVDHEVLREMLRFIYTGRAPNLDKMADDLLAAADKYALERLKVMCEEALCLSLSVETAADTLILADLHSADQLKAQTIDFINTSHATDVMDTAGWKNMISSHPHLIAEAFRALATQQQQIPPIGPPRKRVKQA; the protein is encoded by the exons ATGGCCTTAGCCAG GCTCGGGTCGGGCAGCGAGTGCGGCGGTGGAGggtcgggcggcggcgcgcccgcTCCTCAGTCGGCGCGCGTCTCCTCCAACGGCGCCGGCGGGATGGCGGTGAGCCGCGTGCCCAGCCCGCTGCACGACGGCAACACGCCCGTCGCGGAGAACTGGTGCTTCACACAG GTCAAAGTGGTTAAGTTCAGTTACATGTggacaataaacaattttagtttttgtagagAAGAAATGGGTGAAGTGTTAAAATCATCGACTTTTTCCGCTGGTGCTAGTGACAAGTTAAAGTGGTGTCTCCGCGTTAATCCTAAAGGACTCGATGAAGAGAGCAAAGACTATTTATCATTATACCTATTATTAGTGTCGTGTAATAAATCAGAAGTGCGGGCAAAATTcaagttttcaatattaaatgcaaagcgagaagaaacaaaagcaaTGGAGTCACAGCGCGCCTACAGATTTGTTCAAGGCAAGGATTGGGGATTCAAAAAATTCATTAGAAG AGACTTCTTACTCGATGAAGCGAATGGCCTTCTACCTGAAGATAAGCTGACGATATTCTGCGAAGTGTCAGTCGTAGCGGACAGTATCAACATTAGTGGTCAGAGCAACGTAGTACAGTTCAAAGTGCCCGAGTGTCGGTTATCCGACGACTTAGGGGCGCTCTTCGACAATGAAAGGTTTTCGGACGTCACGTTAGCAGTCGGCGGAAGGGAATTCCAAGCGCATAAAGCCATTTTAGCAG CACGGAGTCCAGTATTCGCAGCAATGTTTGAACATGAAATGGAAGAGAGGAAACGGAATCGAGTAGACATCACCGACGTGGACCACGAAGTGCTGCGGGAGATGTTACGTTTTATTTACACTGGACGTGCGCCCAACCTAGACAAGATGGCCGACGACTTATTAGCAGCCGCTGATAAG TATGCATTGGAGCGGTTAAAAGTAATGTGCGAAGAGGCGCTTTGTTTGAGCCTGTCGGTGGAGACGGCGGCGGACACACTCATACTGGCGGACCTACACTCTGCCGACCAACTCAAGGCGCaaactattgattttattaacac GAGTCACGCGACAGACGTGATGGACACGGCGGGCTGGAAGAACATGATCTCGTCGCACCCGCACCTCATCGCCGAGGCCTTCCGCGCGCTCGCCACGCAGCAGCAGCAGATCCCGCCCATCGGGCCGCCGCGCAAGCGCGTCAAGCAGGCCTAG
- the LOC113500878 gene encoding protein roadkill isoform X5, with protein MWTINNFSFCREEMGEVLKSSTFSAGASDKLKWCLRVNPKGLDEESKDYLSLYLLLVSCNKSEVRAKFKFSILNAKREETKAMESQRAYRFVQGKDWGFKKFIRRDFLLDEANGLLPEDKLTIFCEVSVVADSINISGQSNVVQFKVPECRLSDDLGALFDNERFSDVTLAVGGREFQAHKAILAARSPVFAAMFEHEMEERKRNRVDITDVDHEVLREMLRFIYTGRAPNLDKMADDLLAAADKYALERLKVMCEEALCLSLSVETAADTLILADLHSADQLKAQTIDFINTSHATDVMDTAGWKNMISSHPHLIAEAFRALATQQQQIPPIGPPRKRVKQA; from the exons ATGTggacaataaacaattttagtttttgtagagAAGAAATGGGTGAAGTGTTAAAATCATCGACTTTTTCCGCTGGTGCTAGTGACAAGTTAAAGTGGTGTCTCCGCGTTAATCCTAAAGGACTCGATGAAGAGAGCAAAGACTATTTATCATTATACCTATTATTAGTGTCGTGTAATAAATCAGAAGTGCGGGCAAAATTcaagttttcaatattaaatgcaaagcgagaagaaacaaaagcaaTGGAGTCACAGCGCGCCTACAGATTTGTTCAAGGCAAGGATTGGGGATTCAAAAAATTCATTAGAAG AGACTTCTTACTCGATGAAGCGAATGGCCTTCTACCTGAAGATAAGCTGACGATATTCTGCGAAGTGTCAGTCGTAGCGGACAGTATCAACATTAGTGGTCAGAGCAACGTAGTACAGTTCAAAGTGCCCGAGTGTCGGTTATCCGACGACTTAGGGGCGCTCTTCGACAATGAAAGGTTTTCGGACGTCACGTTAGCAGTCGGCGGAAGGGAATTCCAAGCGCATAAAGCCATTTTAGCAG CACGGAGTCCAGTATTCGCAGCAATGTTTGAACATGAAATGGAAGAGAGGAAACGGAATCGAGTAGACATCACCGACGTGGACCACGAAGTGCTGCGGGAGATGTTACGTTTTATTTACACTGGACGTGCGCCCAACCTAGACAAGATGGCCGACGACTTATTAGCAGCCGCTGATAAG TATGCATTGGAGCGGTTAAAAGTAATGTGCGAAGAGGCGCTTTGTTTGAGCCTGTCGGTGGAGACGGCGGCGGACACACTCATACTGGCGGACCTACACTCTGCCGACCAACTCAAGGCGCaaactattgattttattaacac GAGTCACGCGACAGACGTGATGGACACGGCGGGCTGGAAGAACATGATCTCGTCGCACCCGCACCTCATCGCCGAGGCCTTCCGCGCGCTCGCCACGCAGCAGCAGCAGATCCCGCCCATCGGGCCGCCGCGCAAGCGCGTCAAGCAGGCCTAG
- the LOC113500883 gene encoding uncharacterized protein C15orf61 homolog isoform X3, whose amino-acid sequence MSNFNWQVGKSNYQILRTGCFPYIKYHCSRRIVEDLDISDKFMRAIKIINLGIPCLLYGLAATQLIRHEEIVHTTKGPVTIYFLLPEHKGSSY is encoded by the exons atgtcgaatttcaactggCAAGTTGGGAAATCAAACTACCAAATATTGAGGACTGGATGCTTTCCTTACATCAAATATCATTGCTCAAGAAGAATTGTTGAAGACTTGGATATTTCTGATAAATTTATGAGAgccatcaaaattattaatttag GTATACCTTGTTTGCTGTATGGACTTGCTGCAACACAGTTGATTAGACATGAAGAAATAGTGCATACAACTAAAGGACCAGTCACAATATACTTCCTTCTACCGGAACACAAGGGATCCAGTTACTAA
- the LOC113500878 gene encoding protein roadkill isoform X3, producing the protein MMRAALSRVGDRAKTPAAPQAKQRSRATTSDSQVKVVKFSYMWTINNFSFCREEMGEVLKSSTFSAGASDKLKWCLRVNPKGLDEESKDYLSLYLLLVSCNKSEVRAKFKFSILNAKREETKAMESQRAYRFVQGKDWGFKKFIRRDFLLDEANGLLPEDKLTIFCEVSVVADSINISGQSNVVQFKVPECRLSDDLGALFDNERFSDVTLAVGGREFQAHKAILAARSPVFAAMFEHEMEERKRNRVDITDVDHEVLREMLRFIYTGRAPNLDKMADDLLAAADKYALERLKVMCEEALCLSLSVETAADTLILADLHSADQLKAQTIDFINTSHATDVMDTAGWKNMISSHPHLIAEAFRALATQQQQIPPIGPPRKRVKQA; encoded by the exons ATGATGCGGGCGGCCTTGTCGCGGGTCGGCGACCGGGCGAAGACCCCAGCAGCACCGCAAGCCAAGCAACGGTCGAGGGCAACGACCAGCGACAGCCAG GTCAAAGTGGTTAAGTTCAGTTACATGTggacaataaacaattttagtttttgtagagAAGAAATGGGTGAAGTGTTAAAATCATCGACTTTTTCCGCTGGTGCTAGTGACAAGTTAAAGTGGTGTCTCCGCGTTAATCCTAAAGGACTCGATGAAGAGAGCAAAGACTATTTATCATTATACCTATTATTAGTGTCGTGTAATAAATCAGAAGTGCGGGCAAAATTcaagttttcaatattaaatgcaaagcgagaagaaacaaaagcaaTGGAGTCACAGCGCGCCTACAGATTTGTTCAAGGCAAGGATTGGGGATTCAAAAAATTCATTAGAAG AGACTTCTTACTCGATGAAGCGAATGGCCTTCTACCTGAAGATAAGCTGACGATATTCTGCGAAGTGTCAGTCGTAGCGGACAGTATCAACATTAGTGGTCAGAGCAACGTAGTACAGTTCAAAGTGCCCGAGTGTCGGTTATCCGACGACTTAGGGGCGCTCTTCGACAATGAAAGGTTTTCGGACGTCACGTTAGCAGTCGGCGGAAGGGAATTCCAAGCGCATAAAGCCATTTTAGCAG CACGGAGTCCAGTATTCGCAGCAATGTTTGAACATGAAATGGAAGAGAGGAAACGGAATCGAGTAGACATCACCGACGTGGACCACGAAGTGCTGCGGGAGATGTTACGTTTTATTTACACTGGACGTGCGCCCAACCTAGACAAGATGGCCGACGACTTATTAGCAGCCGCTGATAAG TATGCATTGGAGCGGTTAAAAGTAATGTGCGAAGAGGCGCTTTGTTTGAGCCTGTCGGTGGAGACGGCGGCGGACACACTCATACTGGCGGACCTACACTCTGCCGACCAACTCAAGGCGCaaactattgattttattaacac GAGTCACGCGACAGACGTGATGGACACGGCGGGCTGGAAGAACATGATCTCGTCGCACCCGCACCTCATCGCCGAGGCCTTCCGCGCGCTCGCCACGCAGCAGCAGCAGATCCCGCCCATCGGGCCGCCGCGCAAGCGCGTCAAGCAGGCCTAG